In a single window of the Octopus sinensis linkage group LG1, ASM634580v1, whole genome shotgun sequence genome:
- the LOC115218482 gene encoding uncharacterized protein LOC115218482, which produces MAKLDLWKCRIQQGNTVSFSYLDYVLIHGNHNSKLKKQIITHLSDLKTEFIRYFLDADEKREAWKFLRNPFQREVTDVLDDVQKEFLELKFNSPAKEDFKELDFETFWIKYLSVYPLVSHQALRILAMFGST; this is translated from the coding sequence ATGGCCAAGCTCGACCTCTGGAAATGTCGAATTCAGCAGGGAAATACAGTCAGTTTTAGTTACTTGGATTATGTTCTCATTCACGGTAACCATAATTCTaagttaaagaaacaaataatcacCCATCTATCTGACTTGAAAACAGAATTCATCAGATACTTCCTAGATGCAGATGAAAAGCGTGAAGCTTGGAAATTCCTCAGGAACCCATTTCAGCGTGAAGTGACTGATGTTTTGGATGACGTGCAAAAGGAGTTTCTTGAGCTGAAGTTCAACTCTCCAGCTAAAGAAGACTTCAAAGAACTGGATTTTGAAACGTTTTGGATCAAGTACCTTTCTGTTTACCCTCTGGTATCACATCAGGCTCTTCGGATTTTAGCTATGTTTGGATCCACGTAA